In Erpetoichthys calabaricus chromosome 2, fErpCal1.3, whole genome shotgun sequence, a genomic segment contains:
- the LOC114645165 gene encoding cytochrome c oxidase subunit 5B, mitochondrial has protein sequence MASRVLLSLSRIVKPRPPVPLFRTALRSSSTGGGIPTDEEQATGLERKTLQALKKGEDPYSIFKPKNYAGTKDDPHIVPSIGNKRLVGCICEEDNTAIIWFWVHEGNVQRCPSCGSHYQLVHHELPH, from the exons ATGGCGTCTAGAGTTCTTTTGAGTTTGTCGCGCATTGTGAAGCCCCGTCCACCGGTGCCACTTTTCAGGACCGCTCTGAGGTCGAGTTCTACTGGCGGGG gaaTTCCTACTGATGAAGAGCAAGCTACAGGACTGGAGCGTAAAACATTGCAGGCCTTGAAGAAGGGAGAG GACCCGTATAGCATTTTTAAACCCAAGAATTATGCTGGAACCAAAGATGATCCACACATCGTGCCTTCAATTGGGAACAAAAGACTTGTTGGCTGCATTT gCGAAGAAGACAATACTGCAATTATTTGGTTTTGGGTTCATGAAGGCAATGTGCAGCGCTGTCCATCTTGTGGTTCTCACTACCAGCTTGTTCACCATGAGCTACCACACTAA